The sequence TCGGCTTATTCAGAGCTCGCCCAACCAGAATATGTTCACGGAAAACCTCCTGCTGCTGCGCTTTTTTATGATGTTGGTAATAATAATCGAGCCCAGTTTCACCAATGGCTACCACACCATCCCCTGCCGCTAAATCGCGCAGTGAAGCTAAATCGTAAGGTTCATCAAGATGGAGAGGATGAAGTCCGCAGGAAAATAGTACATCATCACGGCGACCAATCATTGCTGTCATAGTTTGAAAACCAAGCAATGTAGTACATACCGCCAACATAAGTTTTACGTTACGGGCACGAGCCTTGGACGCAACATCCGCTACATCCAAGTGTAACCGTTGGTAATCTAACTGATCAAGATGGCAATGAGAATCAACTATAAACATAGCGTAACTTTACATCATAGGTAAGCATAGATTTCCGCAGTGCCATACTTCCAATTAAGTAATTGGTTGGTTAGCAATAATTCACGATTCACGCTATTTATCTCCTGTAGCTGGCGAAAAACATGCAGCCAAGTGTTCCACTGAGTGTGTAACAAGCCAGCCGGCCAGCGCTCCGCCAGCATAACTAATAGCTGTGGCTGATCAGTATTAACAATAAATTCTTGCGCGCCATAATGATATTTCAGTGCATCAGCAATAAGGCTGAGTAGCCAATTTATTGGGCCGTAATCTTTTTTATCGCGATTTAGTGCTGGCAACAGCGCCAATAAATCGCCGCTAGCAATAACGTTTTGCAATACCGTGCATAGTTCTAGCCGCTCCTGCCAGCGTGCTGGTTGCAGCAGTGCCTCTGCCGCCAAAGGAGCTGTGCCGCACAGGCGCAGCGCAGTGCGGGCACGCAGTTCATCATGACCTAACTGTTGTAACCATCGCACACTATGCGACTCATTCGGTGTAGACAGCGGCCAATAGAGACATCTACTTCTTAGCGTTAATAATAGGCGTGACGTAGTTTGGCAACTCATAATAAAATATGTATTTGCCGGTGGCTCTTCCAAAATTTGCAAGAGTGCGTTAGCCGCCGGTTCAGTTAGTTCTTCAACATTTGGCAACCATAGCACTTGCACTCCGCCCGGATAATAGACACTACCATACAAGTTATCAATAATATTACGGATACTATCAATACCTATATTATGCTGGTCTTTTCCTAGTACTAGTTGATAATAATTCGGATGATTACCAACGATCATCAGCCTACAGCTATAGCAAACGCGACAACTGTTGTTACCATACGGGTTTCGGCACATGAGCCAGCGCATAAGCGCATAACATAACGACTGCTCGCCGTTGCCAGGTTGGCTATGCAGTAACACAGCATGATGCCCACGCTTCTGCTTATAGCTAGCAATAAGCTGCTGATAGGGGCTAGAGAGCCAGGGATACCATTTCATGGTAACTGAGCCTGCGCACATGCAATTTATTTACAGAGAGTAAATATCGCAGTGCTGCGACGAATGGTTGATTGGCGAATTTCAAATAGAAACATAAGACGGTACGCTGCTGGCAACAGCAGATTCCAAGAATAAATACGCTCGCCAACCGCCATAGAAATCTACTCTATTAGGTAAAATATATCTAGATATAGCATCAGAGATATTAAGGCTTACCCCCCCCGTACCTAACATTTGCTGTTTGTTCATAGTAGTGATATTCCGCAGGTCGATTTCACGTGGTCATTATTATGGCACTTTTACAATGGCTAACCATTATATATTTTATATTCCTTTATATTTTATATCTACCCGCCACCATCAACAACAAAGCGAGCTAAGTTGCCGGTATAAAGTCAGTGTTATGGCGAAATACTGCCGGTTGACTATTGCCGTTTTCAAGCAGTCGGTAACGGCGCAGGTAGCCTAATAAAAGTAACCCAACCTATGCAGCAGCGGCCGCAATAAGTTTTGATCGGCGAAAGACCAGAACAGTAATCTATGTGACTATTTTCTAGCTACAGATAATTTTTGCCATTAAAATTGGGGTAAATATTTGGTTTATAAGTGTGTACTTTTTCCTCTACTGAAAAAGTAGGCGGTCATTTCATTTTGACCGCCTAGCCTAATAATGATGTTCTCTTACTGCTTGCGTGCCTGAATAAAATCAATCGCTGCTTGCACAGTAGTGATTTTCTCAGCTTCGTCGTCCGTAATTTCGGTATCGAACTTTTCTTCTAGCGCCATTACCAACTCCACAGTGTCAAGAGAGTCAGCACCTAGGTCATTAACGAAAGAAGCATGATTGACAATTTTTTCTTTTTTCACTCCCAGTTGTTCAGCTATGACTGACTTAACGCTGTCTTCGATATTTAACAATTTTTCTTGTTTCACTTCCTGTTGTTCAGCTATGACTGACTTAACGCTGTCTTCGATATTATTCATGCTCTTTATTCCTTATTCCTATCACAACTCGCTTACGCGATGGTTTTTTTTGCAGTTAATACATATTAAATAACATGCAACTTAATCCTGTGGCATAACCACTATTATGTGCTATTTTGCGGCGGTTGCTACAAATAATGCAAATTATTTTCTTGCTCTCAAGGCATATACATGCCGCCATTGATATGTATCGTTGCACCAGTAATATATGCTGCCTCTTCAGAAGCAAAAAAAGCGACAGCACTAGCAATATCTTTAGGATCACCAAAACGATTTGCTGGAATCTGGGATAGAATGCCCGCACGGTGTCCATCTGTCAACGCTTCGGTCATATCGGTAGCGATAAATCCTGGCGCAATCACATTAACAGTAATGCCACGCGAAGCAACTTCAAGAGCTAGTGATTTACTAAAACCAATTAAACCAGCCTTAACAGCGGCATAATTTGCCTGTCCAGCATTACCCAGTGAGCCAACAACAGACCCAATTGTAATAATTCTGCCGTAACGATTTTTCATCATGGCACGCATGACCGCTTTAGACATACGGAATACTGACGTCAAATTAGTATTAATAACAGATTGCCATTCATCTTCATTCATGCGCATTAGTATATTATCACGCGTGATACCCACATTATTCACTAATATATCCGCATCACCAAATTCAACGCGCATTTTATCGCAAAAATGCTCGATAGAACCTTGAATATTAAAATTTAATTCCATTCCTTGACCACTATCTCCCAGATAGGCACTGATGCTAGCAGCTCCTGTTTCGCTGGTAGCGGTACCAATAACATTGGCACCACGTGCGGCTAGCGTTTCAGCTATTGCGCGGCCAATACCACGGCTAGCTCCAGTTACCAGCGCAATTTTACCTTCAAAGCTCATCTTTATTAGTAACTCCAATGTGCGTTTTCAATAGCTGCCGCAAGTGAAGCAGGATCGTTCACAGCCGTACCTGACAGGGTACCGACGATGCGTTTGGTCAAACCAGTAAGCACATTACCAGGACCTACTTCTAACAACGCCTCGACGCTATGTGCCGCAAGGTACTCCACAGTTTCAGTCCAGCGCACCGGACTATAAAGCTGACGCACCAGTGCTTGGCGTATAGCTGTTGGATTATACTCAGCACGCACATCAACGTTATTGATTACTGGTAACTGCGGTGCAGCTAATGTTACTAATTCTAACGCCTGAGCCAGTTTTGTTGCAGCTGGTTTCATCAGATCACAATGGGCAGGCACACTAACCGGTAACAGTAAAGCGCGTTTAGCCCCGGCTTTTTTACAGCAAATACCGGCCCGTTCCACTGCTTCCTTATGCCCGGCAATAACAACTTGACCAGGAGAATTAAAATTAACTGGTGCAACCACCTGTCCCTGTGCTGCTCGTTCACAGGCATAAGCTATAGCGTCGATATCTAAACCGATAATAGCTGACATCGCTTCATTTCCAGCTGGTACCGCTTCTTGCATAAGCCTGCCACGCAGAGCAACTAGCTTTATTGCTACTGTGAAATCTAGACTTCCAGCACAAACTAGAGCCGAATATTCTCCCAGACTGTG is a genomic window of Candidatus Moranella endobia PCIT containing:
- the fabD gene encoding ACP S-malonyltransferase — encoded protein: MTVFAMVFPGQGVQTVGMLAELAEDHLIVEATFAEASNVLKYDLWHLVQHGPADELNKTLHTQPALLASSVAIWRLWQHHGGREPAFMAGHSLGEYSALVCAGSLDFTVAIKLVALRGRLMQEAVPAGNEAMSAIIGLDIDAIAYACERAAQGQVVAPVNFNSPGQVVIAGHKEAVERAGICCKKAGAKRALLLPVSVPAHCDLMKPAATKLAQALELVTLAAPQLPVINNVDVRAEYNPTAIRQALVRQLYSPVRWTETVEYLAAHSVEALLEVGPGNVLTGLTKRIVGTLSGTAVNDPASLAAAIENAHWSY
- a CDS encoding DNA polymerase III subunit delta' C-terminal domain-containing protein, with product MKWYPWLSSPYQQLIASYKQKRGHHAVLLHSQPGNGEQSLCYALMRWLMCRNPYGNNSCRVCYSCRLMIVGNHPNYYQLVLGKDQHNIGIDSIRNIIDNLYGSVYYPGGVQVLWLPNVEELTEPAANALLQILEEPPANTYFIMSCQTTSRLLLTLRSRCLYWPLSTPNESHSVRWLQQLGHDELRARTALRLCGTAPLAAEALLQPARWQERLELCTVLQNVIASGDLLALLPALNRDKKDYGPINWLLSLIADALKYHYGAQEFIVNTDQPQLLVMLAERWPAGLLHTQWNTWLHVFRQLQEINSVNRELLLTNQLLNWKYGTAEIYAYL
- the fabG gene encoding 3-oxoacyl-ACP reductase FabG, with product MSFEGKIALVTGASRGIGRAIAETLAARGANVIGTATSETGAASISAYLGDSGQGMELNFNIQGSIEHFCDKMRVEFGDADILVNNVGITRDNILMRMNEDEWQSVINTNLTSVFRMSKAVMRAMMKNRYGRIITIGSVVGSLGNAGQANYAAVKAGLIGFSKSLALEVASRGITVNVIAPGFIATDMTEALTDGHRAGILSQIPANRFGDPKDIASAVAFFASEEAAYITGATIHINGGMYMP
- the acpP gene encoding acyl carrier protein is translated as MLNIEDSVKSVIAEQLGVKKEKIVNHASFVNDLGADSLDTVELVMALEEKFDTEITDDEAEKITTVQAAIDFIQARKQ